attttgtaaaataaagaaaatccCTGATCCAAGATTGTTTCTTCTAGTTCTGATAGTATCATAATTTTGGAATACGTAATCGCCAAACGTGCCATCAGAATTCTTGACCCTTGAACCTAAAGCTGGTTTATTTCCATGAACATCTACGGCATATTCAAATAACTTGTATAAAGTGTCCAATCCTGGATAAGGAACATTAAGTAATGCATCTGGGGAAAATGCATTTCTGTAAATTGGGGAAAATCCTGGTGCTTCAGTATTAGGTAATGGAACTGATTTGGCAAGTGAACGGGGATCAACTGGCAAATGAGCATTGATCGTTTTCAGAATATGTTTGGGATCTTCTCTAAATAACGAAACCATATTGTTTAAGGAGGGGTAAAAGgtaaaatatcaattatgtttaaagatgaattaaagttgattgttggattcaaatcaataaattgaaaataaactgaaaataaaactaaaaaaaaaaaaaagatgttTTACTaacagaaacaaaaaaagagaatttaATGACTAtatatagatatatatatacctATATATATGTACATCAAAAGAGATCTAATAATTGTGTATTTTCCAACCATGTCGATTCCATTGGACAGATACAAAGTACAGGTgggacaaaaaaaataataaattttaaatgCAAACCTttactttattatttttcgGAACTAAAATgttaatcaaaaaaaaaaaaaaaagagagagagcAAGAGTTGTTCCTCGGCACTTTTGATAAAGTTACACAAACtcaaatatatatgtgGATTATCTATGGTTTGTAGGATTCTACCGAACTCCATAATGTTTGACATACATCCACAACCACGAGgaactactactactacaatGATTGATACTATCACACCTTCTTGTTTCTGTGGTCCATAGCTCACCAACCATACTTTGTGGATACAAGACAATTTTGGCTTTTATTATCTTTTGTAAAAGAAACtgtttttataaatataataacaaaacaagaatgtgaaaatgaacaaacaagaaaattacTATCTGTGCATATAGTGATATCAATTCTTCTCCAACTGAAATGATATCAATAAAGAGTAAAAGTTGTATAATGGTTGTTACCAACACATTTGTCATTACGATTTGtcacttctttttttcttgaatgaTCAACTTATCAAGATCCAAGAAGTTTGAATTGGTAGTTTCTAGATTATCAAAACCGTATAATTTGCCTACAATCTTTCCCAACCAACATTGTTTATAGCGATCACCGTTGATGAGttgaaattctttttcCGTCTTAGATTGTTTCCCCTTTTTCTCCACCTTTGCTAgttggttttttttcttcttcacctCATCTCCTctattcaatttcttgattcCAATTGTAATACTCAAGTTGTCACCCAattacatatatatatatatgggTCTTTGCTTTATGAGCTAACtctttatatataatttttttttgttctattTGAGATTCCTTGATAATGGATTATTTACAATTGAGATGATTTTAGTGTTGTTGCTTCAATGGTGGGGCAATTGAtagataaacaaaaaataaaaaataaaagtagAAAATGCGGAGAGTAaaggaaaaataaataaaatggGGGGAAAAAAGGACCTGaacggaaaaaaaataaaaaaaaaaggacaGAATCGCGTTGTGGTGTTAAATTTCAAAGAATGGCAGTACCAATTTACATTTATATTCGCCATAATTTTATAACTCACCACCTccacaaaaccaaaataatTTCGGACTTTTATATCAGAAACCAATATCCGTTATTTCTTTCTGTTCTTTTCAAACAATGtcaattgatatttattcaaaataagATTGGCATTATACATTATTACCTTCACATGATTACTTCTCTCCTCGACTATTAaacatcattatcaattatctCCATACTCTATCAAGGAATATATTTCCTCATTTTTATTCAAGCTCTGTAGTTTGAAACTGTAATTtggaatataaatatagaTCAAGTCTATCTATCCACACAAGTCACTTCCTATATATACGCACGGATATAAGGAATCATATATCACAAACACATTaactaacaacaactgtattggaagaaaaagaaggcAACAGAATATACCCTActaaattattacaaaGTTTACACATTTCTCCTGTAGGGTTTTTTTTAGAGTTGTGTTAATCTGTATATTGATTCACATTCAAGCttacttttattttcatttcttttgttaAAGTAAACCTCATGTCCttatcatatttttttccattttctttgtctttccttcttttttgaaGCATAGGATAAATTTCTCAACAATAAAGTTTGAATTCACAGTCTAATAACTTTAATaactttaatcaatttcttgttcttaTCTATTGTTTAAGGAATAAAACTTATGAATTTTTGGGACAAAACGGTCAGtgaaatttatcaaattaaagttttataaccacaataatttatttacaCATGTTTTGTTTCATCTATTACTTATGCCATGAAcatgaacaattgaaagtGAATAGTCAAACTCGAgtcatttgtttttgtttttgatttaatgttattgttgattatatCTTTTACGGGTTTTCAAATATCGTTGGATTTCCATTTGAAATTCTTTAAAGCCTCCGGTGATCCTTGAGTTTTACATATTGATAAAACcttattttcatttctttctccttgtgattttaaaataaCAACAGCATGAGCAAAGTATTTAATGAAATCTATTATTTTATGTTAGCTAAATTATACTTCCTAAAGTCGAGGAACCAAAAGTAATAGTTTCGCAAATTTGTCATTATAAAGCTAAGTAAATCAGAAGTATAAAAGCAATTGTAGTAAGTGGCAATGGTAATGACTGTGAATCATTTTTGTATACGTTATGTCACTTTAAccacaactacaacaataATCTCTTGATTCTCCTTTCATTACGATGCCAGCAAGATATCAATGATGCCATTAACTTAAATACTACTTACTACTATACTATTACCGTTACTAACGAATATTCCTGGTTAATTCTTAAGCGTGTATTATAACTCAACAATAAACATAGTTACAGTTcttattgaaataaaaatctACCGAGTTTACCAAAAACTATAAGACcaccaaaaacaaaactacCAATCCATAACCAAATTGCAACCAATTCCACTGGGGAAGCATCACCAACACCGtttaaatattgataattctgATAATAAACAACACTACAAGCTGCAATTGACACTACTAATGATCCAATAAGACCAGAAATAGTTCCATCGAGTAATAACCACAATCCAGGACTAACCAATGAATAAATGATGGCAACTTGTAAAAATGATGACCATTCAATGTTACGAATGGCATAACTAACACCCAAGAATGCCACTGATGAACgaatcaaatcattgattAAAGTCGAATAACTTGTTGACGAACTTGGGTTTGGATtagatgataataatcttTTTGTTAAAGATTTAGgtaaataataatctaaAATTGGATGGAAACTTGCCATTACTAATCCTTGAATCATCAAGGCAAATGTTTCATCAACTAAATGACCATATTTACTTTGACCAACAAACGCGAGATATTCATCCAAATGAATATAAGAactaattttaaataaatgttTAATTGTCAAGGGGTAATTTGATTGAGTatgattgaaattgatttgactAGTAACTtcattataaataaatgatgCTAAAgttaaaacaacaatttttagTGGCAATGGTAAATACTTCTCAAAGTCTTCatttttggaatatttAGCTTctgaggaagaagaagaagtagtagtagtagcagttgatttatttaatcTTGAATTAActttgaattcaatttctgctgaatcttcttcaaattctttactAAGACTAGTATTTGAATCATTACGAAAAATTCCATATAATTCTGGTTGAGTCAAATTTACCAATGAATCTGTTTTGGCCATGCCATTACCTTGAGGACTTGAAGCTCCAGAAGAACCAGGTGTTGATGACGAAGGTGATGCCATATTTTtaagatttgaatttgaaagtgcaatttttcttaattcagccattttaataaataaattttaggaaaaagaagaatgaTATGAATAGTATTAAAAGTTATTAAAGGAAACTGACGGAGGGAAACTTGGGGGGTGTTTTGTgaagtttattatttttttttcttcttcacaAGGGTTGACTTGATGAtctgtgtgtgtgtgtaaaTATAAGGGTGTATAATaactaaattattattattgatagCTTGATTAAGGTTTATGTTAT
The sequence above is a segment of the Candida albicans SC5314 chromosome 3, complete sequence genome. Coding sequences within it:
- a CDS encoding uncharacterized protein (Ortholog(s) have unfolded protein binding activity, role in sterol biosynthetic process and endoplasmic reticulum localization) is translated as MAELRKIALSNSNLKNMASPSSSTPGSSGASSPQGNGMAKTDSLVNLTQPELYGIFRNDSNTSLSKEFEEDSAEIEFKVNSRLNKSTATTTTSSSSSEAKYSKNEDFEKYLPLPLKIVVLTLASFIYNEVTSQINFNHTQSNYPLTIKHLFKISSYIHLDEYLAFVGQSKYGHLVDETFALMIQGLVMASFHPILDYYLPKSLTKRLLSSNPNPSSSTSYSTLINDLIRSSVAFLGVSYAIRNIEWSSFLQVAIIYSLVSPGLWLLLDGTISGLIGSLVVSIAACSVVYYQNYQYLNGVGDASPVELVAIWLWIGSFVFGGLIVFGKLGRFLFQ